A region from the Rhodamnia argentea isolate NSW1041297 chromosome 7, ASM2092103v1, whole genome shotgun sequence genome encodes:
- the LOC115752065 gene encoding cytochrome P450 94A1-like: MISSFFSTMSCFDLFSSFSHFIVLPSLLIVIGAVVVFFRSRPPSSSKNLPRVYPIFGSYFAIFANMKRRIDWTADLVGNSLSATYVLHLPLGGRRVFTGNPANVQHVLKTHFGKYEKGGVFKTVLRDVLGDGIFNTDGESWKFQRQVASHEFNTRSLRKFIENVVDAELNERLLPLLAFAAKSREVIDMQDILQRFAFDNICKIAFGYDAEYLSPSLPLPRAKFAEAFEDAVRISSERFQELFSAIWRVKRFFNLGSEKHLRVAISEVREFAKKIVGEKKRELSEKSSPESAGEDLLSRFLSSGHADEDFVIDIVISFILAGRDTTSAALTWYFWLLHKNPEVEAKVQGEIMEKSDAHTTGYDDVKEMVYTHASLCESMRFYPPVPLDTKEAVSDDVLEDGTVVKKGTRVTYHPYAMGRLEQIWGKDWSEFRPERWLRGAEDGSEKWAFVNKDAYAYPVFQAGPRVCLGKEMAFLQMKRVLAGVLQRFRVVPAAEGGEEPLFISYLSSKMEGGFPVRIEVRE; the protein is encoded by the exons ATgatctcctctttcttctcaACCATGTCCTGCTTTGatctcttttcttcattttctcactTCATCGTCCTCCCATCGCTGCTCATCGTCATCGGCgccgtcgtcgtcttcttcagaTCGCGGCCGCCGTCCTCCTCGAAGAACCTCCCCAGAGTCTACCCCATCTTCGGCTCCTACTTCGCAATCTTTGCCAACATGAAACGGCGGATCGACTGGACCGCCGACCTCGTCGGGAACTCTCTGTCGGCGACTTACGTCCTCCACTTACCCCTTGGCGGTCGCCGGGTCTTCACTGGCAATCCCGCGAACGTCCAGCACGTCCTCAAGACCCACTTCGGCAAGTACGAGAAGGGTGGGGTCTTCAAGACGGTCCTCCGGGACGTCCTCGGCGACGGGATCTTCAATACTGACGGCGAGTCCTGGAAGTTCCAGAGGCAGGTCGCCAGCCACGAGTTCAACACCCGGTCGCTGCGGAAGTTTATCGAGAACGTCGTCGACGCGGAGCTGAACGAGCGCCTCCTGCCTCTCCTGGCTTTCGCCGCCAAGAGCAGGGAAGTGATAGACATGCAGGACATCCTCCAGAGATTCGCCTTTGACAACATATGCAAGATCGCGTTCGGGTATGATGCCGAATATCTATCGCCGTCACTTCCTCTGCCGAGA GCGAAGTTCGCAGAAGCTTTTGAAGACGCGGTGAGAATAAGCAGCGAGAGGTTTCAAGAGTTGTTCTCTGCGATTTGGAGGGTCAAGCGTTTCTTCAACTTAGGATCCGAGAAGCACCTCCGGGTCGCGATCTCCGAAGTCCGTGAGTTTGCGAAGAAAATCGTgggggaaaagaagagagagctgAGTGAGAAGTCGTCGCCCGAGTCGGCCGGGGAAGACCTTCTGTCGCGGTTCTTGAGCTCAGGCCACGCCGATGAGGACTTTGTCATCGACATCGTAATCAGCTTCATACTTGCCGGCCGGGACACCACGTCGGCAGCGCTCACGTGGTACTTCTGGCTACTCCACAAGAACCCGGAGGTGGAGGCCAAAGTCCAGGGTGAGATCATGGAGAAGTCCGACGCACACACCACGGGGTACGATGATGTGAAGGAGATGGTGTACACACACGCATCACTGTGCGAGAGCATGCGGTTTTACCCGCCAGTTCCGCTCGACACAAAGGAGGCAGTGAGCGACGACGTCTTGGAAGACGGAACGGTGGTGAAGAAGGGAACGAGGGTGACGTACCATCCTTACGCGATGGGGAGGCTGGAGCAGATATGGGGAAAGGACTGGTCGGAGTTCAGGCCGGAGCGGTGGCTGAGGGGGGCGGAGGATGGCAGTGAGAAGTGGGCGTTCGTCAATAAGGACGCGTACGCGTACCCAGTGTTCCAGGCGGGGCCGAGGGTTTGTCTAGGGAAGGAAATGGCGTTCCTGCAAATGAAGAGAGTGCTGGCCGGGGTGCTGCAGCGGTTCAGGGTGGTGCCCGCGGCGGAGGGAGGGGAGGAGCCGTTGTTCATTTCGTACCTGAGCTCGAAGATGGAGGGTGGGTTCCCGGTGAGGATTGAGGTGAGAGAGTGA